One stretch of Maylandia zebra isolate NMK-2024a linkage group LG13, Mzebra_GT3a, whole genome shotgun sequence DNA includes these proteins:
- the hmx3a gene encoding homeobox protein HMX3, which yields MPETTQETCASAKDSPFFIKNLLNCDNKPSKPKPVLAATKAALEGGFSLSQVGDFNFPRFELPAQRFSLPAHYLERTSAWWYPYTLNSAAHLHRTEVTEKPGARDSSPTSGTDRDSPDLALKSEPDTKDDDEDDEHNNNKSSDEIILEESDTEEAKKDELEEWKKRDDDKKPCRKKKTRTVFSRSQVFQLESTFDMKRYLSSSERASLAASLHLTETQVKIWFQNRRNKWKRQLAAELEAANLSHAAAQRIVRVPILYHENSASESGGATANVPVSQPLLTFPHPGVYYSHPIVTSVPLLRPV from the exons ATGCCAGAGACAACGCAAGAGACGTGCGCTTCGGCCAAGGACTCTCCTTTCTTCATTAAGAACCTGCTGAACTGTGATAACAAACCGTCCAAGCCCAAGCCCGTACTGGCGGCCACCAAGGCAGCTTTAGAGGGAGGATTTTCCCTTTCCCAGGTTGGTGACTTCAACTTTCCACGCTTCGAACTGCCCGCACAGAGATTCAGTCTACCCGCTCACTACTTGGAGCGCACCTCAGCGTGGTGGTACCCTTACACCCTCAACTCAGCCGCCCACCTACACAGAACTGAAG TCACCGAGAAACCAGGAGCCAGAGACTCCTCTCCAACTTCGGGCACGGACAGAGACTCGCCGGACCTGGCGCTCAAATCCGAGCCAGACACCAAAGATGACGACGAGGACGAcgagcacaacaacaacaaaagcagtGACGAGATAATCCTGGAGGAAAGCGACACGGAAGAGGCCAAAAAAGATGAGCTGGAGGAGTGGAAGAAAAGGGACGATGACAAGAAGCCGTGCCGCAAGAAGAAGACGCGCACGGTGTTCTCACGGAGCCAGGTGTTTCAGCTGGAGTCCACCTTCGACATGAAGCGATACCTGAGCAGCTCGGAGCGGGCCAGCCTGGCCGCTTCCCTTCACCTGACGGAGACTCAAGTGAAGATCTGGTTTCAGAACAGGAGGAACAAGTGGAAAAGGCAGCTGGCCGCGGAGCTAGAGGCTGCCAACCTGAGCCACGCTGCGGCGCAGAGGATAGTCCGGGTGCCCATCCTCTACCACGAGAACTCGGCCTCGGAGAGCGGAGGGGCCACTGCCAACGTGCCCGTGAGCCAACCGCTCCTCACTTTCCCGCACCCCGGCGTCTACTACTCCCATCCCATCGTCACATCTGTGCCGCTGCTCAGACCAGTTTGA
- the hmx2 gene encoding homeobox protein HMX2 produces the protein MSSAEDSGSKCSSGPISSFTIQSILGTPSDEPRSGTKELSKGPPPAPRRRSLSVSSEEECSGGEDSADCFCSDTGHSEPCTQHQPHNFSCLGPAKGLLSGNDGLARRPHLSQPLLQDYKEEQERPCHQMSPLSEERQTDGADKQGSSAKKKTRTVFSRSQVYQLESTFDMKRYLSSSERACLASSLQLTETQVKTWFQNRRNKWKRQLSAELEAANMAHASAQTLVGMPLVFRDNSLLRVPVPRSIAFPTPLYYPGSNLPALPLYNLYNKIEY, from the exons ATGAGCAGCGCAGAAGACAGCGGGAGCAAGTGCTCGTCGGGCCCGATTTCCAGCTTTACTATCCAGTCTATTTTAGGCACGCCATCCGATGAGCCGCGCTCCGGGACCAAGGAGCTCTCCAAGGGGCCGCCGCCAGCGCCGCGGAGGCGCTCACTGTCGGTGTCGTCCGAGGAGGAGTGCAGTGGCGGGGAGGACTCAGCAGACTGCTTCTGCTCCGACACGGGTCACAGCGAGCCGTGCACCCAGCACCAACCCCATAACTTTTCCTGTTTAG GTCCCGCTAAAGGACTTCTGTCTGGAAATGACGGGCTCGCACGGCGGCCGCACCTGTCACAGCCTCTGCTGCAGGATTATaaggaggagcaggagagaCCGTGCCATCAAATGTCACCTCTGTCGGAGGAGAGACAAACAGACGGTGCGGACAAGCAGGGCAGCTCGGCCAAAAAGAAAACGCGCACGGTTTTCTCCCGGAGTCAGGTGTACCAGCTGGAGTCCACCTTCGACATGAAGAGGTACCTGAGCAGCTCGGAGCGGGCCTGCTTAGCCTCCAGCTTACAGCTGACGGAGACTCAAGTCAAGACGTGGTTTCAGAACAGGAGGAACAAATGGAAACGACAGCTCTCTGCTGAACTGGAGGCGGCCAACATGGCCCACGCCTCCGCACAGACACTAGTGGGGATGCCGCTGGTTTTCAGAGATAACTCCTTACTGCGTGTTCCCGTCCCTAGGTCTATCGCGTTTCCGACGCCCCTGTACTACCCGGGAAGCAACCTGCCAGCGTTACCTTTATACAACTTGTATAACAAAATCGAGTACTGA